CCAACATGGCGTTTCCCGGGGTGCTGTGCGGGTATCTGTTCCGGGGATTCGTTCGCTCCTCGAAACCCTTTCTGGTCACGGCGGGTGGATTTGCCGCGGGAGCAACGGCCGTGCTCCTCAGCGCGTTTCTGACCGCTTTGTGCGTGTCGCTGGCCGGACAACAGTTTCATGTCCTCTCCTGGATCGTGTTTGCCAGTGACGGCGTCCTCGCTTTGGGAGAAGGTTTCATCACCGCGGCGGCCACTTTTTTTCTTCGACGCGTCCAGCCCGAGGTGTTCGGTGCACCACTTCTGACGCCTGAATCAGGATGACTCGTAAAAAGAATTTCCCGCATCGACGACGGCACTCTTGTCCAGGAGGGTGATCGAAGTGTTGCGACAGTCCTTCACGGTGAAATGGGCATTGCTTCTCTCAATGGCCTGCTGGGCGCTCAGCCCAGGAAAAGCCACGGCCCATACGCTCTACCTGTTTGCCTCCGGCGAAGGGAAATCGATTAAGGGCCAGGTGTTTTTACCGGGCGGAACAGGCGTGCCGGACGCCGAAATCAGCTTGACCACCCCGGATGGGAAGATTGTCGCCAAAACGAAGTCCGATGCAGAGGGAAAGTTCACGCTGGACGCCCCTTTCCGCAGTGATTTCAAAGTCGTCGCCATAACCGCTGATGGCCACCAGGCTCAGTGGAACGTTTCCGCCGCGGAACTGGCCGAGTTGCCAGGTCCACCCAGTTCATTGAGTGGTAAGCCCGAGGGGAACTCCTCGGACGTTGCGGATCATTCTCCGCCTACCACCCCAGTTTCCTCCGGTAGTCACAGTCAGCAGGAATCGCCAGCGACGGGAATCGCCGCTCCTCTCGCCGATTTAAGGTCAGAAATGAACACGCTCAAAGCGCAACTTGTCAAACTCCGCGAAGAATGGCAGGAGTTTCGCGCGACCACCCAGTTGCGTGACGTGCTGGGCGGATTGGGCTATATCCTTGGCATCGCAGGGATTGCGTTCTATATTCTGGCGCGAAAGCGAGAGCGCTGGTGAATCTTCGAACAGGGTGTGCCATTTCGCATCAGATTGCCGACAAATCGGGCTGCTCTGATGAATCGCCAGTGGGATGAATTCGAACTAGCGGCGGCTCCCGGCCCGCGGATCATCGACGCGTTTGATCCGCGGCTGCGGGTGATCGCGCTCCTCCTTTTCGCCACGGCGACTGTTTTCGCCAGGCAGGCACTGACCCTTGCTGGACTCGGTGTGTTGAGTGGCATTCTTCTGGCTCTTGCCCGTTTTTCTATGCGCCGCACGTTGCGGCGGATTCTTCCCGTGGTGGGGTTTGGAGTGATTCTGGCCGGTGTTTTGCCCTGGACGGTTCCCGGCCAACCGCTGGGCCCCGGCTGGCTCGCCCACGCAAGCTGGGATGGTCTGTATCAGGCTCTGATGATCTGGGCCAAAGCCACCATCGTTCTGGGCGGTGCCGCCGGCTTGGTGGGCACGCTGGAAATTCCTGTACTGGGGCACGTGCTCGCCCATTTGCGTCTTCCCCGCAGGCTGGTGCAAATCGTCCTGCTGAGCATTCGCTATTTGAAAGTTCTGGAAGACGAATACCATCGCCTCCACACGGCGGCGAGAATGCGGGGGTTTCGTCCCCGGTGGAACCGGTGGACTTTTCACACCTACGGCCAGATGGTTGGCATGCTCATCGTCCGCAGTCTTGCTCGATCGGACCGCATTCTGGCAGCCATGAAGTGTCGCGGATTCAAGGGGTATTTCTATCTGTGGCGGCATTTCCATTTCAGTTGGCGCGATGTTTGGTTCGTGGCGGCCCTTTCTCTGGCAGGATTGGCCTATTTGCGACTGGAGCGTCTGCTGTGACGGTGCCAGGCAACTTGCATAAGACGCCCACTGAACCCGGGGATTCCCCGCTCACCGAGCCCCCCGAGAACTCCCTTCCCGCGCCGCCTGCCGTCGCCAATCACCCAGCCGTCCAAAGCAGCGCGCAACCCGATCCTGTCGGGTGCGAGCCCTCGTCGCCGCTCATCCGACTGGAAGACATTCATTTCCAGTATGAAGGGCAGCCCCCTCTGTTTCAGGGGCTTGCGTTTCAGCTCCGCGCCGGAGAGAAGCTCGGGATCATCGGGGCCAACGGAAGCGGTAAGACCACGTTTCTCCTCATGCTCATGGGCTTGGTGCAACCCCAGAGAGGAATGATCGAGATTTTCGGACGGGTTCGCAGCCGGCCCGGTGATTTCGACGATCT
This is a stretch of genomic DNA from Thermogutta terrifontis. It encodes these proteins:
- the cbiQ gene encoding cobalt ECF transporter T component CbiQ yields the protein MNRQWDEFELAAAPGPRIIDAFDPRLRVIALLLFATATVFARQALTLAGLGVLSGILLALARFSMRRTLRRILPVVGFGVILAGVLPWTVPGQPLGPGWLAHASWDGLYQALMIWAKATIVLGGAAGLVGTLEIPVLGHVLAHLRLPRRLVQIVLLSIRYLKVLEDEYHRLHTAARMRGFRPRWNRWTFHTYGQMVGMLIVRSLARSDRILAAMKCRGFKGYFYLWRHFHFSWRDVWFVAALSLAGLAYLRLERLL
- a CDS encoding carboxypeptidase-like regulatory domain-containing protein → MLRQSFTVKWALLLSMACWALSPGKATAHTLYLFASGEGKSIKGQVFLPGGTGVPDAEISLTTPDGKIVAKTKSDAEGKFTLDAPFRSDFKVVAITADGHQAQWNVSAAELAELPGPPSSLSGKPEGNSSDVADHSPPTTPVSSGSHSQQESPATGIAAPLADLRSEMNTLKAQLVKLREEWQEFRATTQLRDVLGGLGYILGIAGIAFYILARKRERW